One Kitasatospora sp. MAP12-44 DNA segment encodes these proteins:
- a CDS encoding nitroreductase family protein, with the protein MGYAHAYATAVMRRGRFPMEPADFVPDWADRPRKGKHFPGAPYFPLPEGGCPAAATVQQGLFGPRGEGEFTLPLLGGMLKDSYGLTGRRLAIQANSDLGTLPFYTHANWSRGTASGGGLYPIGIHWVAGPSGPLTPGVYHYATPHHAMQRLLAGDVTAEVRGALGDDATVHQSSDQFLVLGVKFWQNAFKYNSFSYHVVTMDIGALVQTWRIWARARGLHLGPALWFDEERLGRLLGLSSQEEGVFAVVPLRWEGGPGLGPGTSVGAGRVRLVDQERSRRVFGFETVQRIHAATLEGAAERPPTAVVAKALTPSPSPSQSPSPSPSQSPSPSPSPSSSPSSSPSAPAAGELVALPRPAPLALGVRQALRERRSSFGRFTATTPIGADQLAAALAAAAAGGRLDSDVESPDGPATTRLYVFVNHVAGVPAGVYGYDAASGALRLLRAGEQGGFLQRNYFLANYNLEQAAAVIVPTAPTAAVLDAVGDRGLRLVNAAVGAVSQALYTAASALGLGCGVALGFDCLSYIEELGLEGEGPALDGAAEVPLLIMMIGHERPQPADFSFLLADSHDAANAEGAGDGR; encoded by the coding sequence ATGGGCTATGCCCACGCGTACGCGACCGCGGTGATGCGCCGGGGCAGATTCCCGATGGAACCCGCGGACTTCGTCCCCGACTGGGCGGACCGGCCCAGGAAGGGCAAGCACTTCCCCGGCGCGCCGTACTTCCCGCTGCCGGAGGGCGGTTGCCCGGCGGCGGCCACCGTGCAGCAGGGGCTGTTCGGGCCGCGCGGGGAGGGCGAGTTCACCCTGCCGCTGCTCGGCGGGATGCTCAAGGACTCCTACGGGCTGACCGGCCGCCGGCTGGCCATCCAGGCCAACTCCGATCTGGGCACGCTGCCGTTCTACACCCACGCCAACTGGTCGCGCGGCACCGCCTCGGGCGGCGGCCTCTACCCGATCGGCATCCACTGGGTGGCCGGGCCCAGCGGGCCGCTGACCCCCGGCGTCTACCACTACGCGACGCCGCACCACGCGATGCAGCGGCTGCTGGCCGGGGATGTCACGGCGGAGGTGCGGGGGGCGCTGGGCGACGACGCCACGGTGCACCAGAGCAGCGACCAATTCCTGGTGCTGGGCGTCAAGTTCTGGCAGAACGCCTTCAAGTACAACAGCTTCTCGTACCACGTCGTCACGATGGACATCGGCGCGCTTGTGCAGACCTGGCGGATCTGGGCGCGGGCGCGGGGGCTGCACCTGGGGCCCGCGCTCTGGTTCGACGAGGAGCGGCTCGGCCGGCTGCTGGGGTTGTCGTCGCAGGAGGAGGGCGTCTTCGCTGTCGTACCGCTGCGCTGGGAGGGCGGCCCCGGCTTGGGGCCTGGTACCAGCGTGGGCGCGGGCCGGGTCCGGCTGGTCGATCAGGAGCGCTCGCGCCGGGTGTTCGGTTTCGAGACCGTCCAGCGGATCCACGCGGCGACGCTGGAGGGCGCGGCCGAGCGGCCGCCGACCGCCGTCGTGGCCAAGGCGCTGACGCCGTCGCCGTCGCCGTCGCAATCGCCGTCGCCGTCGCCGTCGCAATCGCCGTCACCGTCACCGTCGCCATCGTCGTCGCCATCGTCGTCGCCATCGGCGCCGGCGGCCGGGGAGCTGGTGGCGCTGCCCCGGCCCGCGCCGCTGGCGCTCGGCGTCCGCCAGGCGCTGCGTGAACGCCGCAGCAGCTTCGGGAGGTTCACCGCCACCACGCCGATCGGCGCCGACCAGCTCGCGGCCGCGCTCGCCGCCGCGGCGGCCGGCGGCCGCCTGGACAGCGACGTGGAGAGCCCGGACGGCCCGGCGACGACCCGGCTGTATGTCTTCGTCAACCATGTCGCGGGCGTTCCCGCCGGGGTCTACGGCTACGACGCGGCGAGCGGTGCACTGCGGCTGCTGCGGGCGGGCGAGCAGGGCGGGTTCCTGCAGCGCAACTACTTCCTGGCCAACTACAACCTGGAGCAGGCCGCCGCGGTGATCGTCCCCACCGCGCCCACCGCCGCCGTCCTGGACGCCGTCGGCGACCGCGGCCTGCGGCTGGTGAACGCCGCCGTCGGCGCGGTGTCGCAGGCGCTCTACACCGCCGCGTCCGCGCTCGGTCTCGGCTGCGGCGTCGCCCTCGGTTTCGACTGCCTCTCCTACATCGAGGAGCTCGGGCTCGAAGGCGAGGGGCCCGCGCTCGACGGAGCCGCGGAGGTGCCGCTGCTGATCATGATGATCGGCCACGAGCGCCCGCAGCCTGCGGACTTCAGCTTCCTGCTAGCTGACTCTCACGATGCAGCAAACGCGGAAGGAGCCGGCGATGGGCGGTAG
- a CDS encoding lantibiotic dehydratase C-terminal domain-containing protein, producing MTDTTPEQAAPGDWTAFHIFYAASPRPMLLQCVRPLVDALTEEGLLAGYFFINYWLEGPHLRLRLKPCSAAAADQVRERAEQAIAEFLRRRPALYEVKGGFLAELYNTLFELEYPQEDRGRLLGPDGRMRLRENNTFSIEPYEPEYGKYGGPAGIALAEWHFQRSSDLVIEAARTMNVHLRTVVLGLAAQLMMVMSGCFLHEEAQLLAFLDRYHEFWNGAFSGTNYTAQDGYDRAYGSMDTSLPRRFQVIRATVGEGATDRLPSFLRDWAMHCLQLRERVLELTERGELVFRSWDGTRDLPVTDPAQALPMLLSPYLHMTNNRLSVTVRDEAYLSYVLARALRSPQPNSQTAAAP from the coding sequence ATGACTGACACCACACCCGAGCAGGCCGCACCCGGCGACTGGACGGCCTTCCACATCTTCTACGCCGCCAGCCCGCGTCCGATGCTGCTGCAGTGCGTCCGGCCGCTGGTCGACGCCCTGACCGAGGAGGGCCTGCTCGCCGGGTACTTCTTCATCAACTACTGGCTGGAGGGCCCGCATCTGCGGCTGCGCCTGAAGCCCTGCTCTGCCGCCGCGGCCGACCAGGTGCGCGAGCGCGCCGAGCAGGCGATCGCCGAGTTCCTGCGCAGGCGACCGGCGCTGTACGAGGTCAAGGGCGGGTTCCTCGCCGAGCTCTACAACACGCTCTTCGAGCTGGAGTACCCGCAGGAGGACCGCGGCCGACTGCTGGGCCCGGACGGCCGGATGCGACTGCGGGAGAACAACACCTTCAGCATCGAGCCCTACGAACCCGAGTACGGCAAGTACGGCGGCCCGGCCGGCATCGCGCTGGCGGAGTGGCATTTCCAACGCTCCAGCGACCTGGTGATCGAGGCGGCCCGCACCATGAACGTGCACCTGCGCACGGTGGTGCTCGGGCTCGCCGCTCAGCTGATGATGGTGATGTCCGGCTGCTTCCTGCACGAGGAGGCGCAGTTGCTGGCCTTCCTGGACCGCTATCACGAGTTCTGGAACGGCGCCTTTTCGGGAACCAACTACACCGCCCAGGACGGCTACGACCGCGCCTACGGCAGCATGGACACCTCGCTGCCCCGGCGCTTCCAGGTGATCCGGGCCACCGTCGGCGAGGGCGCCACGGACCGGCTGCCGAGCTTCCTGCGGGACTGGGCCATGCACTGCCTGCAGCTGCGCGAACGCGTGCTGGAGCTCACCGAACGCGGCGAGCTGGTGTTCCGCTCCTGGGACGGCACCCGCGACCTGCCGGTCACCGACCCGGCGCAGGCACTGCCGATGCTGCTCTCGCCCTATCTGCACATGACCAACAACCGGCTGTCGGTGACGGTTCGCGACGAGGCGTACCTCTCGTATGTACTGGCTCGCGCGCTGCGCTCGCCGCAGCCGAACTCCCAGACCGCGGCAGCGCCGTGA
- a CDS encoding TOMM precursor leader peptide-binding protein, giving the protein MLGARDELTVQVQDTPTAAGADAGAGVVHLYGHHAIIGPDHPGDGQRACPRCLARRWQAVRSGSLREALEAGGDTRAAGSPPWAVPFVADAVAALLAAREERGDTGQQPFPSVQLLDLETLRISGFPLVPDAECPRCDRREDDSAEAARLILRSRPKAATLEFRLHGIEEYELPLAAFVNPVAGMLGPSVVPDLLSASTSSTVGCFTMRSGSYLRECFWGGHDASYRTSTRVGLLEGLERFAGMRARGRRTTVVAAFDRLGGRPAVDPRVCGLYADTFYRAEPGITPFAPDREIPWVWGYSLRDQQPVLVPEILTYYHSPGGLANRFVQESSNGCASGGCLEEAVYFGLMEAVERDAFLLAWYGMLDLPELDARSSTRPQTRTMVDRLEMYGYRARFFDTRISFPIPVVTAVAERIDGGLGRLCFGAGASLDPEAALAAGLCEIATDAVNLRGRTVREERRLRAMAEDFDRIQVLHDHPLVYGLPEMAGYADFLLAERGRPPQPLDRLRGAGAIPPGDDLREDLRRCVEAVTGAGFDVVVVDQTMPEQRQLGFHTASVIVPGLLPIDFGHRRQRALGMPRLRTAPREAGLRERDLRAEELNPAPHPFP; this is encoded by the coding sequence ATGCTGGGAGCGCGCGACGAGCTCACGGTGCAAGTGCAAGACACGCCGACAGCGGCCGGCGCCGATGCCGGGGCCGGCGTGGTGCACCTCTACGGGCACCACGCGATCATCGGCCCGGATCACCCGGGCGACGGGCAGCGGGCCTGCCCGCGCTGCCTGGCCCGGCGCTGGCAGGCGGTCCGCTCCGGGTCGCTGCGCGAGGCCCTGGAGGCAGGCGGCGACACCCGCGCGGCGGGCAGCCCGCCGTGGGCCGTCCCGTTCGTCGCCGACGCCGTCGCCGCCCTGCTGGCCGCCCGCGAGGAACGCGGCGACACCGGGCAACAGCCCTTCCCCAGCGTCCAGTTACTCGATCTGGAGACACTGCGGATCAGCGGCTTCCCGCTGGTGCCGGACGCCGAGTGCCCGCGCTGCGACCGCCGCGAGGACGACAGCGCCGAGGCCGCCCGCCTGATCCTGCGCAGCAGGCCGAAGGCCGCGACGCTGGAGTTCCGGCTGCACGGGATCGAGGAGTACGAGCTGCCGTTGGCGGCGTTCGTCAACCCGGTCGCGGGGATGCTCGGGCCCTCGGTCGTCCCGGATCTGCTCTCCGCCTCCACCTCCTCCACCGTCGGCTGCTTCACCATGCGCTCGGGCAGCTATCTGCGGGAGTGCTTCTGGGGTGGCCACGACGCCAGCTACCGGACGAGCACCCGGGTCGGCCTGCTGGAGGGCCTTGAGCGCTTCGCCGGGATGCGGGCCCGGGGCCGGCGCACCACGGTGGTCGCCGCCTTCGACCGGCTCGGCGGCCGGCCGGCCGTCGACCCGCGGGTCTGCGGCCTCTACGCGGACACCTTCTACCGCGCCGAGCCCGGCATCACCCCGTTCGCGCCGGACCGCGAGATCCCCTGGGTCTGGGGGTACTCGCTGCGCGACCAGCAGCCGGTGCTGGTACCGGAGATCCTCACCTACTACCACTCCCCCGGCGGGCTGGCGAACCGGTTCGTCCAGGAGAGCTCCAACGGCTGCGCGTCCGGCGGCTGCCTGGAGGAAGCTGTCTACTTCGGGCTGATGGAGGCCGTCGAGCGCGACGCCTTCCTGCTCGCCTGGTACGGCATGCTCGACCTGCCCGAGCTGGACGCGCGCTCCAGCACCCGGCCGCAGACCCGCACGATGGTCGACCGGCTGGAGATGTACGGCTACCGCGCGCGCTTCTTCGACACCCGGATCAGCTTCCCGATCCCGGTGGTGACGGCCGTCGCGGAGCGGATCGACGGGGGTCTCGGCCGGCTCTGCTTCGGCGCCGGCGCGAGCCTGGACCCCGAGGCCGCGCTGGCGGCCGGGCTCTGCGAGATCGCCACCGACGCCGTCAACCTGCGTGGGCGTACCGTGCGCGAGGAGCGGCGGCTGCGGGCGATGGCCGAGGACTTCGACCGGATCCAGGTGCTGCACGACCACCCGCTGGTGTACGGGCTGCCGGAGATGGCCGGGTACGCCGACTTCCTGCTGGCCGAGCGCGGCCGCCCGCCGCAACCGCTGGACCGGCTGCGCGGGGCGGGTGCCATCCCCCCGGGCGACGACCTGCGGGAGGATCTGCGGCGCTGCGTCGAGGCGGTGACCGGCGCGGGCTTCGACGTGGTCGTGGTCGACCAGACCATGCCCGAGCAGCGCCAACTCGGCTTCCACACAGCCAGCGTGATCGTGCCGGGCCTGCTGCCGATCGACTTCGGCCACCGCCGCCAGCGCGCGCTCGGGATGCCCCGGCTGCGCACCGCCCCACGGGAGGCCGGCCTGCGCGAACGTGATCTGCGCGCGGAGGAGCTCAACCCGGCTCCGCATCCGTTCCCGTAA
- a CDS encoding peptidase M50 yields the protein MSDTGVLGHRPRIRPEIRISRALLRGAVPIHLLKDPVSGRRLEVGVKEHFIIARLDGSRTLDEIGELYAREFRVRLGEAQWQQMLRLLYARGLLAGGGPAEPAPAPATRSTGSPSSLLSGRVRLVADAPALVDRLHQAIGFARRAGFLVPLLALVAALLVALVVQLGELVRETDRLFHQPVALAAAGAVLWVSLGLHELAHGLVGRAFGGRTTEIGLRWRLLTTYLYCEVEDVQFFARRREQIATAGAGVLMNLVFLLPCYPVWALLPAHAQARPFCAGLLLLGTLLALANLLPLPPLDGYKMLGHAVGSVQLATDSRRFAARLARVAVRRDTGALSDYPVRLRVVYGGYALGCAALAGAALAATGPLCRRLLPAAESQLAGYAPALTAGAALALWAVGLVAKARRTPDTTPGTTSRTHNRTSNSNGEHG from the coding sequence GTGAGCGATACCGGAGTGCTCGGCCACCGGCCCCGGATCCGCCCCGAGATCCGGATCAGCCGGGCGCTGCTGCGCGGCGCCGTCCCGATCCATCTGCTCAAGGACCCGGTCAGCGGGCGCCGCCTCGAGGTCGGGGTCAAGGAGCACTTCATCATCGCCCGGCTGGACGGCAGCCGGACGCTGGACGAGATCGGCGAGCTGTACGCCCGCGAGTTCCGGGTCCGGCTGGGCGAGGCGCAGTGGCAGCAGATGCTGCGGCTGCTGTACGCGCGGGGCCTGCTCGCGGGCGGCGGTCCGGCAGAGCCCGCGCCGGCCCCGGCGACACGCTCAACGGGCAGCCCGTCCAGCCTGCTCAGCGGCCGGGTGCGGCTGGTCGCCGACGCGCCCGCGCTGGTGGACCGTCTGCACCAGGCGATCGGCTTCGCCCGCCGGGCGGGGTTCCTGGTGCCGCTGCTGGCCCTGGTGGCCGCGCTGCTGGTGGCGCTGGTCGTACAACTCGGCGAGCTCGTCCGGGAGACCGACCGCCTCTTCCACCAGCCGGTGGCGCTGGCGGCGGCCGGGGCGGTGCTCTGGGTGAGCCTGGGACTGCACGAGCTGGCGCACGGGCTGGTCGGCCGCGCGTTCGGCGGACGGACCACCGAGATCGGCCTGCGCTGGCGGCTGCTGACGACCTACCTCTACTGCGAGGTGGAGGACGTCCAGTTCTTCGCGCGCCGCCGCGAGCAGATCGCCACCGCGGGTGCGGGCGTGCTGATGAACCTGGTCTTCCTGCTGCCCTGCTACCCGGTCTGGGCACTGCTGCCGGCGCATGCGCAGGCCCGGCCGTTCTGCGCGGGGCTGCTGCTGCTCGGCACCCTGCTGGCCCTGGCCAACCTGCTGCCGCTGCCCCCACTGGACGGCTACAAGATGCTCGGGCACGCCGTCGGCAGCGTCCAACTGGCCACCGACAGCCGTCGGTTCGCCGCCCGGCTGGCCCGCGTGGCGGTCCGCCGCGACACCGGCGCGCTGAGCGACTACCCCGTCCGGCTGCGTGTGGTGTACGGCGGCTACGCGCTCGGCTGCGCCGCCCTGGCCGGGGCCGCGCTCGCCGCCACCGGCCCGCTCTGCCGCCGGTTGCTACCCGCCGCCGAGTCCCAGCTGGCCGGCTACGCACCCGCATTGACGGCCGGGGCGGCGCTGGCGCTGTGGGCCGTCGGCCTGGTCGCCAAGGCCCGCCGCACGCCCGACACCACGCCCGGCACCACATCCCGAACGCACAACCGCACCAGCAACAGCAACGGAGAGCACGGATGA
- a CDS encoding ABC transporter permease — translation MSAYAAMTKATYLAYVRDRTSVFFTFAFPLLFLVVFGLIFHGQSVNGGLAYINYIAPGVLAWGIGNAALFGVAFTLMHWRRDDLLRLIWRTPTPLPSVLASRYAVALGTGIVQALLFTAVALLPVFGLHVSSSWPLALPVLLLGVTAFTAIGLVVGGLANTPEAVAAIANCVMVPMAFLSGAFYPIDLMPGWLQTFSRVLPLRWFDDGLTDALGGRGGLGGPALACLALAVFAALFGLLAAKSFRWSNRS, via the coding sequence GTGAGCGCCTACGCCGCGATGACCAAGGCCACCTACCTGGCGTACGTCCGGGACCGGACCTCGGTCTTCTTCACCTTCGCCTTCCCGCTGCTCTTCCTGGTCGTCTTCGGGCTGATCTTCCACGGCCAGTCGGTCAACGGCGGCCTGGCCTACATCAACTACATCGCCCCCGGCGTGCTGGCCTGGGGCATCGGCAACGCGGCGCTGTTCGGTGTCGCGTTCACCCTGATGCACTGGCGCCGGGACGACCTGCTGCGGCTGATCTGGCGCACCCCGACCCCGCTGCCCTCGGTGCTCGCCTCGCGCTACGCGGTCGCGCTGGGCACCGGCATCGTCCAGGCCCTGCTGTTCACCGCGGTGGCCCTGCTGCCGGTCTTCGGCCTGCACGTCTCCTCCTCCTGGCCGCTGGCGCTGCCGGTGCTGCTGCTCGGCGTCACGGCGTTCACCGCGATCGGCCTGGTGGTGGGCGGCCTGGCGAACACGCCGGAGGCGGTGGCGGCGATCGCCAACTGCGTGATGGTCCCGATGGCCTTCCTCTCCGGCGCGTTCTACCCCATCGACCTGATGCCGGGCTGGTTGCAGACCTTCTCCCGGGTGCTGCCGCTGCGCTGGTTCGACGACGGCCTCACCGATGCCCTCGGCGGACGCGGCGGCCTCGGCGGTCCGGCGCTGGCCTGCCTGGCACTGGCCGTGTTCGCCGCGCTGTTCGGGCTGCTGGCCGCCAAGTCCTTCCGCTGGAGCAACCGGTCATGA
- a CDS encoding ABC transporter ATP-binding protein gives MSPAGTRSGPAVVLDGVAKRYGEVQALDRVSLTVEQGEFFGVLGPNGAGKTTLVEIMVGMRQADTGTVAVLGERPSPRNTALLRRLGVQTQTSAFFTRLTAAEHLETVAALYGLDRAAARRALELVDLVDKGRSRVDNLSGGQRQRLALATALVHEPDLIFLDEPTAALDPQARRSLWGVLRSLRGEGRTIVYTTHHLDEAEALCDRVAIVTRGSVAALDTPGNLIRALGAPARLFIPADRLSVEDARGIEGVDQVTVEGGELVIETQSANRVLISAGALVGMDVIQTRTATLEDAYLRLTTESAGTTQDARTTATTASEHRS, from the coding sequence ATGAGTCCAGCTGGAACCAGGTCGGGCCCCGCCGTGGTGCTCGACGGCGTGGCCAAACGCTACGGGGAGGTCCAGGCGCTGGACCGGGTGTCGCTGACGGTCGAGCAAGGCGAGTTCTTCGGCGTGCTCGGCCCCAACGGCGCCGGGAAGACCACCCTGGTGGAGATCATGGTCGGGATGCGCCAGGCGGACACCGGCACGGTCGCCGTGCTGGGCGAGCGCCCGTCGCCGCGCAACACCGCGCTGCTGCGGCGTCTGGGAGTGCAGACCCAGACCTCGGCCTTCTTCACCCGGCTGACCGCCGCCGAGCACCTGGAGACCGTCGCCGCCCTCTACGGCCTGGACCGGGCCGCCGCCCGGCGCGCCCTGGAGCTGGTGGACCTGGTGGACAAGGGCCGCAGCCGGGTCGACAACCTGTCGGGAGGCCAGCGCCAACGGCTCGCGCTGGCGACGGCACTCGTCCACGAGCCCGACCTGATCTTCCTCGACGAGCCGACCGCCGCCCTCGACCCGCAGGCCCGGCGCTCGCTCTGGGGCGTGCTGCGCTCGCTGCGCGGCGAGGGCCGCACCATCGTCTACACCACCCACCACCTGGACGAGGCCGAGGCGCTCTGCGACCGGGTCGCCATCGTGACGCGCGGCTCGGTGGCCGCACTGGACACTCCCGGCAACCTGATCCGGGCGCTGGGCGCCCCGGCCCGGCTCTTCATCCCGGCCGACCGGCTTTCCGTCGAGGACGCTCGGGGCATCGAGGGGGTGGACCAAGTAACGGTCGAAGGCGGCGAGTTGGTGATCGAGACCCAGTCGGCCAACCGGGTGCTGATCAGCGCGGGCGCGCTGGTCGGCATGGACGTGATCCAGACCCGCACCGCGACCCTGGAGGACGCCTACCTGCGCCTCACGACCGAGAGCGCCGGGACCACCCAAGACGCTCGGACCACCGCAACGACCGCATCGGAGCACCGCTCGTGA
- a CDS encoding lantibiotic dehydratase, producing the protein MGGSGGLSPRFMLRVAALPIEAVHGLRCPGSRRWAQELLTEEERLADLGARLSDPLAELVKAATDDQQRRQLLTLRRQVFNNRLPRELGPARALADTLAGTLTGTLTDPLTGQAGGLLAQWLEARVRLDELRAAGSSLFAEELNASRAELRKLAGRDELHLGLLLASPTLEGKLDAFVAAPSTAPDKRARKMERSLLSYLYRTACKTSPFSTFTTVAPGTFTDSAEFDTRSTGHPRLNVVVLARLAELIAADPERRRDLPVALASGWVLDEERVRYVRRSVTAGDDSAAVSFDAAQDRLFFLRLSDALEQMLELFRTRSLIRHRELSALLSGRAGASTEEAEHYLTALIDLGMLQLPLLATDVHSHDPLNSFQRALRSLQCPWADGIALRLAGPAACLTRYPGADVPTRRALLASLRRELLALQSELGAESPSLPQTVLYEDVVGGPVQLPSAWVEPAAESLRSLTRILPAFDVALAQRLTLKGFFLVRHGKGGRCEDLLQLVHDFHEDIFHQYLQFTATKPATGQDGGYPAEENWLGMPEVTALDRARSELSTRMRQLWADRPDSAEELVLDESAVAAVAAELAPLGRGFAPHSHFVQLARREGEQPGTAPLGVLNSSYGGLCFPFTRFTHCFDSEHGLPAELRSSLEELQPPGAVFAEVTAGSATTNLNLHTRLTRYEICCPGETSTAPEEDRIQLDDLYVEHEPGADRLVLRSRRLEREVVPLYLGYLVPMVLPEIPRTLLLFSPTSRVTPEVWRGVPTGPAIDGVTHRPRVRLGDLILQRRCWTAGSDTLPAALPGEDESERFLRWRRWQRGHRLPDQVFARVRPQAGDGPGGGWFGTSKPQYVDFDSPLSLLALDGLIAGRAADVVFEEMLPGADALSVRSAGGRHVAELALEITPDTAPPSGERSHD; encoded by the coding sequence ATGGGCGGTAGCGGCGGGCTGAGTCCCCGGTTCATGCTGCGGGTGGCCGCGCTGCCCATCGAGGCGGTGCACGGGCTGCGCTGCCCGGGTTCCCGGCGCTGGGCGCAGGAGCTGCTCACGGAGGAGGAGCGGCTGGCCGATCTGGGCGCCCGGCTGAGCGATCCGCTCGCCGAACTGGTCAAGGCCGCCACCGACGACCAGCAGCGCCGCCAGTTGCTCACCCTTCGGCGGCAGGTCTTCAACAACCGGCTGCCGCGCGAACTCGGCCCGGCGCGGGCGCTGGCCGACACGTTGGCCGGCACACTGACCGGCACACTGACCGACCCGCTCACCGGCCAGGCCGGCGGGCTGCTCGCGCAGTGGCTGGAGGCGCGGGTCCGACTGGACGAGCTGCGGGCGGCCGGCAGCTCGCTCTTCGCCGAGGAACTCAACGCCAGTCGAGCCGAGTTGAGGAAGCTGGCCGGACGCGACGAGCTGCATCTCGGCCTGCTGCTGGCCTCGCCGACGCTGGAGGGCAAGCTCGACGCCTTCGTCGCCGCGCCCTCCACCGCCCCGGACAAGCGTGCCCGCAAGATGGAGCGCTCGCTGCTGTCGTACCTGTACCGGACGGCCTGCAAGACCAGCCCGTTCAGCACCTTCACCACGGTGGCGCCCGGAACGTTCACCGACAGCGCCGAGTTCGACACGCGGTCGACCGGCCACCCACGGCTGAACGTGGTGGTACTGGCCCGGCTGGCCGAGCTGATCGCCGCCGATCCGGAGCGCCGCCGCGACCTGCCGGTCGCCCTCGCCTCCGGCTGGGTGCTGGACGAGGAGCGGGTCCGCTACGTCCGCCGGTCGGTGACCGCCGGCGACGACAGCGCCGCCGTGAGCTTCGACGCCGCACAGGACCGGCTCTTCTTCCTGCGGCTCAGCGACGCCCTCGAACAGATGCTGGAGCTGTTCCGCACCCGGTCGCTGATCCGCCACCGCGAGCTGTCGGCCCTGCTCAGCGGCCGGGCCGGCGCCAGCACCGAGGAGGCCGAGCACTACCTGACGGCGCTGATCGATCTTGGCATGCTCCAACTCCCGCTGCTCGCAACCGATGTGCACAGCCACGACCCGCTGAACTCCTTCCAGCGGGCGCTGCGCTCGCTGCAGTGCCCGTGGGCCGACGGGATCGCGCTGCGGCTGGCGGGCCCAGCCGCCTGCCTCACCCGCTACCCGGGCGCCGACGTGCCCACCCGCCGCGCCCTGCTGGCCTCGCTGCGCCGGGAGTTGCTGGCCCTGCAGAGCGAACTCGGCGCCGAGTCGCCCTCCCTGCCGCAGACCGTGCTGTACGAGGACGTGGTCGGCGGGCCGGTGCAACTGCCGTCCGCCTGGGTCGAACCAGCCGCCGAGTCGCTACGCTCGCTCACCCGGATCCTGCCCGCCTTCGATGTGGCGCTGGCCCAACGGCTCACCCTCAAGGGCTTCTTCCTCGTCCGCCACGGCAAGGGCGGCCGCTGCGAGGACCTGCTCCAACTGGTGCACGACTTCCACGAGGACATCTTCCACCAGTACCTCCAGTTCACCGCCACCAAGCCGGCCACCGGGCAGGACGGCGGCTACCCGGCCGAGGAGAACTGGCTGGGCATGCCGGAGGTCACCGCACTGGACCGGGCCCGCAGCGAACTCTCGACGCGGATGCGGCAGTTGTGGGCGGATCGGCCGGACAGCGCCGAGGAGCTGGTGCTGGACGAGTCGGCGGTGGCCGCCGTCGCGGCCGAACTGGCGCCGCTCGGGCGCGGGTTCGCCCCGCACAGCCACTTCGTGCAACTCGCCCGCCGCGAGGGCGAGCAGCCGGGGACAGCGCCGCTGGGCGTGCTCAACAGCTCCTACGGCGGCCTGTGCTTCCCGTTCACCCGCTTCACCCACTGCTTCGACTCCGAGCACGGCCTACCGGCCGAACTACGCTCTTCACTGGAGGAGTTGCAACCGCCGGGCGCCGTCTTCGCGGAGGTCACGGCGGGTTCGGCCACCACCAACCTCAACCTGCACACGCGGCTGACCAGGTACGAGATCTGCTGCCCGGGCGAGACCAGCACCGCCCCCGAGGAAGACCGGATCCAGCTCGACGACCTCTATGTCGAGCACGAACCGGGCGCCGACCGCCTGGTACTGCGCTCGCGGCGCCTGGAGCGGGAGGTGGTGCCGCTCTACCTCGGCTACCTGGTCCCGATGGTGCTGCCCGAGATCCCGCGTACCCTGCTGCTCTTCTCGCCCACCTCCCGGGTGACCCCGGAGGTCTGGCGCGGGGTGCCGACCGGGCCCGCCATCGACGGTGTCACCCACCGCCCCCGGGTACGACTGGGCGACCTGATCCTGCAACGCCGTTGCTGGACCGCCGGATCCGACACGCTACCGGCGGCGCTGCCCGGCGAGGACGAGTCGGAGCGCTTCCTGCGCTGGCGGCGGTGGCAGCGCGGGCACCGGTTGCCCGACCAGGTCTTCGCCCGGGTCCGCCCGCAGGCCGGGGACGGCCCGGGCGGCGGCTGGTTCGGCACGTCCAAACCGCAGTACGTCGACTTCGACAGCCCGCTGTCGCTGCTGGCCCTGGACGGGCTGATCGCGGGCCGGGCGGCCGACGTCGTCTTCGAGGAGATGCTTCCGGGCGCGGACGCGCTGTCCGTCCGCTCGGCCGGCGGCCGCCATGTCGCCGAACTGGCCCTGGAGATCACCCCGGACACAGCGCCCCCCAGCGGAGAGCGGAGCCATGACTGA